In one window of Notolabrus celidotus isolate fNotCel1 chromosome 17, fNotCel1.pri, whole genome shotgun sequence DNA:
- the LOC117828734 gene encoding chromatin modification-related protein eaf-1-like isoform X50, giving the protein MTVAETMGFLFGWLLFSLLAVGCHQANAFDAGSAEGNGDLDVALAGYKEAFSLNTGDDSLWSTGALSGNDSTTTTEEESSDPPEQLEEPSYKKAEVPQPEVTEQEQEGPQQRSFIPKQMLQVPQQAPQQHVYQVQQVPQQVPQQAPQMPIYQAKQVPQQAPQMPVYQAKQVPQQAPQMPVYQAKQVPQQAPQMPVYQAKQVPQQAPQMPVYQAKQVPQQAPQMPIYQAKQVPQQAPQMPIYQAKQVPQQAPQMPIYQAKQVPQQAPQMPIYQAKQVPQQAPQMQIFHDMQVPQQAPQMPIYQAKQVPQQAPQIPVYQAQQVPQQAPQMPIYQAKQVHQPAPQMPIYQAKQVHQQAPQMPIYQAKQVPQQAPQIPIYQATQVPQQAPQMPSYQAKQVPQQAPQMPVYQAKQVPQQAPQMPVYQAKQVPQQAPQMPVYQAKQVPQQAPQIPIYQAKQVPQQAPQMHVYQAKQVPQQAPQMPVYQAKQVPQQAPQMPIYQAKQVPQQAPQMPIYQAKQVPQQAPQMPVYQAKQVPQQAPQMPIYQAKQVPQQAPQMPIYQAKQVPQQAPQMPIYQAKQVPQQAPQMPIYQAKQVPQQAPQMPIYQAKQVPQQAPQMPIYQGKHVPQQAPQMPIYQAKQVHQQAPQMPIYQAKQVPQQAPQMPIYQAKQVPQQAPQMPVYQAKQVPQQAPQMPIYQAKQVPQQAPQMPVYQAKQVPQQAPQMPIYQAKQVPQQAPQMPIYQGKQVPQQAPQMPIYQAKQVHQQAPQMPIYQAKQVPQQAPQMPIYQAKQVPQQAPQMPIYQGKQVPQQAPQMPIYQAKQVPQQAPQMPVYQAKQVPQQAPQMPIQQSRQVPQQARQVPQQAPQMPVYQSRQRPQFSQRQRHSPRQRPRFSQRPRFSPRQFSQQPHSNDYPTFAQDIGS; this is encoded by the exons ATGACTGTGGCTGAAACCATGGGGTTTCTGTTTGG ATGGTTGCTGTTTTCCTTGCTTGCTGTGGGATGCCATCAAGCAAATG CTTTTGATGCAGGATCTGCTGAGGGGAATGGAGACCTAGATGTTGCACTTGCTGGCTATAAAGAAGCTTTTAGCTTGAACACTGGAGATGATTCTTTATGGAGCACTGGGGCACTCAGTGGCAATGATTCAACCACAACTACG GAAGAAGAGTCCAGTGATCCACCCGAGCAGCTTGAAGAACCCAGCTACAAAAAGGCAGAGGTGCCACAACCAGAAGTAACTGAGCAGGAGCAAGAGGGGCCCCAGCAGCGTAGCTTCATACCAAAGCAGATGCTGCAGGTGCCTCAGCAGGCTCCCCAGCAGCATGTTTATCAAGTGCAGCAGGTTCCCCAGCAG GTGCCTCAGCAGGCTCCCCAGATGCCCATCTATCAAGCCAAGCAGGTTCCTCAGCAGGCTCCCCAGATGCCAGTCTACCAGGCCAAGCAGGTGCCTCAGCAGGCTCCCCAGATGCCAGTCTACCAGGCCAAGCAGGTGCCTCAGCAGGCTCCCCAGATGCCAGTCTACCAGGCCAAGCAGGTGCCTCAGCAGGCTCCCCAGATGCCAGTCTATCAAGCCAAGCAGGTGCCTCAGCAGGCTCCCCAGATGCCTATCTATCAGGCCAAGCAGGTGCCTCAGCAGGCTCCCCAGATGCCCATCTATCAGGCCAAGCAG GTGCCTCAGCAGGCTCCCCAGATGCCCATCTATCAGGCCAAGCAGGTGCCTCAGCAGGCTCCCCAGATGCCTATCTATCAGGCCAAGCAGGTTCCCCAGCAG GCTCCCCAAATGCAAATCTTTCATGACATGCAGGTGCCTCAGCAGGCTCCCCAGATGCCCATCTATCAGGCCAAGCAGGTGCCTCAGCAGGCTCCCCAAATTCCCGTCTATCAGGCCCAGCAGGTTCCCCAGCAGGCTCCCCAGATGCCCATCTACCAGGCCAAGCAGGTGCATCAGCCAGCTCCCCAGATGCCCATCTATCAGGCCAAGCAGGTGCACCAGCAGGCTCCCCAGATGCCCATCTATCAGGCCAAGCAGGTGCCTCAGCAGGCTCCCCAGATCCCCATCTACCAGGCCACGCAGGTTCCCCAGCAAGCTCCCCAGATGCCTAGCTACCAGGCCAAGCAGGTTCCCCAGCAAGCTCCCCAGATGCCCGTCTATCAGGCCAAGCAGGTGCCCCAGCAGGCTCCCCAGATGCCCGTCTATCAGGCCAAGCAGGTGCCTCAGCAGGCTCCTCAGATGCCTGTCTACCAGGCCAAGCAGGTGCCTCAACAGGCTCCCCAGATCCCCATCTACCAGGCCAAGCAGGTTCCCCAGCAAGCACCCCAGATGCATGTCTATCAGGCCAAGCAGGTGCCCCAGCAGGCTCCACAGATGCCCGTCTATCAGGCCAAGCAGGTGCCTCAGCAGGCTCCCCAGATGCCCATCTACCAGGCCAAGCAGGTGCCTCAGCAGGCTCCCCAGATGCCCATCTACCAGGCCAAGCAGGTGCCTCAGCAGGCTCCCCAGATGCCTGTTTACCAGGCCAAGCAGGTACCCCAGCAGGCTCCCCAGATGCCCATCTATCAGGCCAAGCAGGTGCCCCAGCAGGCTCCTCAGATGCCCATCTACCAGGCCAAGCAGGTGCCTCAGCAGGCTCCTCAGATGCCCATCTACCAGGCCAAGCAGGTGCCCCAGCAGGCTCCTCAGATGCCCATCTACCAGGCCAAGCAGGTACCCCAGCAGGCTCCCCAGATGCCCATCTATCAGGCCAAGCAGGTGCCTCAGCAGGCTCCCCAGATGCCCATCTATCAGGGCAAGCACGTGCCCCAGCAGGCTCCCCAGATGCCCATCTACCAGGCCAAGCAGGTGCATCAGCAGGCTCCCCAGATGCCCATCTATCAGGCCAAGCAGGTGCCCCAGCAGGCTCCTCAGATGCCAATCTACCAGGCCAAGCAGGTGCCTCAGCAGGCTCCCCAGATGCCGGTTTACCAGGCCAAGCAGGTACCCCAGCAGGCTCCCCAGATGCCCATCTATCAGGCCAAGCAGGTGCCCCAGCAGGCTCCTCAGATGCCTGTCTACCAGGCCAAGCAGGTACCCCAGCAGGCTCCCCAGATGCCCATCTATCAGGCCAAGCAGGTGCCTCAGCAGGCTCCCCAGATGCCCATCTATCAGGGCAAGCAAGTGCCCCAGCAGGCTCCCCAGATGCCCATCTACCAGGCCAAGCAGGTGCATCAGCAGGCTCCCCAGATGCCCATCTACCAGGCCAAGCAGGTACCCCAGCAGGCTCCCCAGATGCCCATCTATCAGGCCAAGCAGGTGCCTCAGCAGGCTCCCCAGATGCCCATCTATCAAGGCAAGCAAGTGCCCCAGCAGGCTCCCCAGATGCCCATCTATCAGGCCAAGCAGGTGCCTCAGCAGGCTCCCCAGATGCCGGTCTACCAGGCCAAGCAGGTGCCTCAGCAGGCTCCCCAGATGCCCATCCAACAGTCTAGGCAGGTGCCCCAGCAAGCTCGCCAGGTGCCCCAGCAGGCTCCCCAGATGCCAGTCTATCAGTCCAGGCAGAGGCCTCAGTTTTCACAGAGGCAAAGGCATTCACCCAGGCAAAGGCCTCGGTTCTCTCAGAGGCCCAGATTTTCACCTAGGCAGTTTTCACAGCAGCCACACAGCAATGATTATCCAACTTTCGCCCAAGACATTGGCTCCTAA
- the LOC117828734 gene encoding chromatin modification-related protein eaf-1-like isoform X13 yields MTVAETMGFLFGWLLFSLLAVGCHQANAFDAGSAEGNGDLDVALAGYKEAFSLNTGDDSLWSTGALSGNDSTTTTEEESSDPPEQLEEPSYKKAEVPQPEVTEQEQEGPQQRSFIPKQMLQVPQQAPQQHVYQVQQVPQQVPQQAPQMPIYQAKQVPQQAPQMPVYQAKQVPQQAPQMPVYQAKQVPQQAPQMPVYQAKQVPQQAPQMPVYQAKQVPQQAPQMPIYQAKQVPQQAPQMPIYQAKQVPQQAPQMPIYQAKQVPQQAPQMPIYQAKQVPQQVPQQAPQMPIYQAKQVPQQAPQMPVYQAKQVPQQAPQMPIYQAKQVPQQVPQQAPQMPIYQAKQVPQQAPQMPIYQAKQVPQQVPQQAPQMPIYQAKQVPQQAPQMPIYQAKQVPQQAPQKPVYQAKQVPQQAPQMPIYQAKQVPQQAPQMPIYQAKQVPQQAPQMPVYQAKQVPQQAPQMPIYQAKQVPQQAPQMQIFHDMQVPQQAPQMPIYQAKQVPQQAPQIPVYQAQQVPQQAPQMPIYQAKQVHQPAPQMPIYQAKQVHQQAPQMPIYQAKQVPQQAPQIPIYQATQVPQQAPQMPSYQAKQVPQQAPQMPVYQAKQVPQQAPQMPVYQAKQVPQQAPQMPVYQAKQVPQQAPQIPIYQAKQVPQQAPQMHVYQAKQVPQQAPQMPVYQAKQVPQQAPQMPIYQAKQVPQQAPQMPIYQAKQVPQQAPQMPVYQAKQVPQQAPQMPIYQAKQVPQQAPQMPIYQAKQVPQQAPQMPIYQAKQVPQQAPQMPIYQAKQVPQQAPQMPIYQAKQVPQQAPQMPIYQGKHVPQQAPQMPIYQAKQVHQQAPQMPIYQAKQVPQQAPQMPIYQAKQVPQQAPQMPVYQAKQVPQQAPQMPIYQAKQVPQQAPQMPVYQAKQVPQQAPQMPIYQAKQVPQQAPQMPIYQGKQVPQQAPQMPIYQAKQVHQQAPQMPIYQAKQVPQQAPQMPIYQAKQVPQQAPQMPIYQGKQVPQQAPQMPIYQAKQVPQQAPQMPVYQAKQVPQQAPQMPIQQSRQVPQQARQVPQQAPQMPVYQSRQRPQFSQRQRHSPRQRPRFSQRPRFSPRQFSQQPHSNDYPTFAQDIGS; encoded by the exons ATGACTGTGGCTGAAACCATGGGGTTTCTGTTTGG ATGGTTGCTGTTTTCCTTGCTTGCTGTGGGATGCCATCAAGCAAATG CTTTTGATGCAGGATCTGCTGAGGGGAATGGAGACCTAGATGTTGCACTTGCTGGCTATAAAGAAGCTTTTAGCTTGAACACTGGAGATGATTCTTTATGGAGCACTGGGGCACTCAGTGGCAATGATTCAACCACAACTACG GAAGAAGAGTCCAGTGATCCACCCGAGCAGCTTGAAGAACCCAGCTACAAAAAGGCAGAGGTGCCACAACCAGAAGTAACTGAGCAGGAGCAAGAGGGGCCCCAGCAGCGTAGCTTCATACCAAAGCAGATGCTGCAGGTGCCTCAGCAGGCTCCCCAGCAGCATGTTTATCAAGTGCAGCAGGTTCCCCAGCAG GTGCCTCAGCAGGCTCCCCAGATGCCCATCTATCAAGCCAAGCAGGTTCCTCAGCAGGCTCCCCAGATGCCAGTCTACCAGGCCAAGCAGGTGCCTCAGCAGGCTCCCCAGATGCCAGTCTACCAGGCCAAGCAGGTGCCTCAGCAGGCTCCCCAGATGCCAGTCTACCAGGCCAAGCAGGTGCCTCAGCAGGCTCCCCAGATGCCAGTCTATCAAGCCAAGCAGGTGCCTCAGCAGGCTCCCCAGATGCCTATCTATCAGGCCAAGCAGGTGCCTCAGCAGGCTCCCCAGATGCCCATCTATCAGGCCAAGCAG GTGCCTCAGCAGGCTCCCCAGATGCCCATCTATCAGGCCAAGCAGGTTCCTCAGCAGGCTCCCCAGATGCCAATCTATCAGGCCAAGCAGGTTCCCCAGCAGGTGCCTCAGCAGGCTCCCCAGATGCCCATCTATCAGGCCAAGCAGGTGCCTCAGCAGGCTCCCCAGATGCCTGTCTATCAAGCCAAGCAGGTGCCTCAACAGGCTCCCCAGATGCCTATCTATCAGGCCAAGCAGGTTCCCCAGCAGGTGCCTCAGCAGGCTCCCCAGATGCCCATCTATCAGGCCAAGCAGGTGCCTCAGCAGGCTCCCCAGATGCCTATCTATCAGGCCAAGCAGGTTCCCCAGCAGGTGCCTCAGCAGGCTCCCCAGATGCCTATCTATCAGGCCAAGCAGGTGCCTCAGCAGGCTCCCCAGATGCCCATCTATCAGGCCAAGCAGGTTCCTCAGCAGGCTCCCCAGAAGCCCGTCTATCAAGCCAAGCAGGTGCCTCAGCAGGCTCCCCAGATGCCCATCTATCAGGCCAAGCAGGTTCCTCAGCAGGCTCCCCAGATGCCCATCTATCAGGCCAAGCAGGTTCCTCAGCAGGCTCCCCAGATGCCCGTCTATCAGGCCAAGCAGGTTCCTCAGCAGGCTCCCCAGATGCCCATCTATCAGGCCAAGCAGGTTCCCCAGCAGGCTCCCCAAATGCAAATCTTTCATGACATGCAGGTGCCTCAGCAGGCTCCCCAGATGCCCATCTATCAGGCCAAGCAGGTGCCTCAGCAGGCTCCCCAAATTCCCGTCTATCAGGCCCAGCAGGTTCCCCAGCAGGCTCCCCAGATGCCCATCTACCAGGCCAAGCAGGTGCATCAGCCAGCTCCCCAGATGCCCATCTATCAGGCCAAGCAGGTGCACCAGCAGGCTCCCCAGATGCCCATCTATCAGGCCAAGCAGGTGCCTCAGCAGGCTCCCCAGATCCCCATCTACCAGGCCACGCAGGTTCCCCAGCAAGCTCCCCAGATGCCTAGCTACCAGGCCAAGCAGGTTCCCCAGCAAGCTCCCCAGATGCCCGTCTATCAGGCCAAGCAGGTGCCCCAGCAGGCTCCCCAGATGCCCGTCTATCAGGCCAAGCAGGTGCCTCAGCAGGCTCCTCAGATGCCTGTCTACCAGGCCAAGCAGGTGCCTCAACAGGCTCCCCAGATCCCCATCTACCAGGCCAAGCAGGTTCCCCAGCAAGCACCCCAGATGCATGTCTATCAGGCCAAGCAGGTGCCCCAGCAGGCTCCACAGATGCCCGTCTATCAGGCCAAGCAGGTGCCTCAGCAGGCTCCCCAGATGCCCATCTACCAGGCCAAGCAGGTGCCTCAGCAGGCTCCCCAGATGCCCATCTACCAGGCCAAGCAGGTGCCTCAGCAGGCTCCCCAGATGCCTGTTTACCAGGCCAAGCAGGTACCCCAGCAGGCTCCCCAGATGCCCATCTATCAGGCCAAGCAGGTGCCCCAGCAGGCTCCTCAGATGCCCATCTACCAGGCCAAGCAGGTGCCTCAGCAGGCTCCTCAGATGCCCATCTACCAGGCCAAGCAGGTGCCCCAGCAGGCTCCTCAGATGCCCATCTACCAGGCCAAGCAGGTACCCCAGCAGGCTCCCCAGATGCCCATCTATCAGGCCAAGCAGGTGCCTCAGCAGGCTCCCCAGATGCCCATCTATCAGGGCAAGCACGTGCCCCAGCAGGCTCCCCAGATGCCCATCTACCAGGCCAAGCAGGTGCATCAGCAGGCTCCCCAGATGCCCATCTATCAGGCCAAGCAGGTGCCCCAGCAGGCTCCTCAGATGCCAATCTACCAGGCCAAGCAGGTGCCTCAGCAGGCTCCCCAGATGCCGGTTTACCAGGCCAAGCAGGTACCCCAGCAGGCTCCCCAGATGCCCATCTATCAGGCCAAGCAGGTGCCCCAGCAGGCTCCTCAGATGCCTGTCTACCAGGCCAAGCAGGTACCCCAGCAGGCTCCCCAGATGCCCATCTATCAGGCCAAGCAGGTGCCTCAGCAGGCTCCCCAGATGCCCATCTATCAGGGCAAGCAAGTGCCCCAGCAGGCTCCCCAGATGCCCATCTACCAGGCCAAGCAGGTGCATCAGCAGGCTCCCCAGATGCCCATCTACCAGGCCAAGCAGGTACCCCAGCAGGCTCCCCAGATGCCCATCTATCAGGCCAAGCAGGTGCCTCAGCAGGCTCCCCAGATGCCCATCTATCAAGGCAAGCAAGTGCCCCAGCAGGCTCCCCAGATGCCCATCTATCAGGCCAAGCAGGTGCCTCAGCAGGCTCCCCAGATGCCGGTCTACCAGGCCAAGCAGGTGCCTCAGCAGGCTCCCCAGATGCCCATCCAACAGTCTAGGCAGGTGCCCCAGCAAGCTCGCCAGGTGCCCCAGCAGGCTCCCCAGATGCCAGTCTATCAGTCCAGGCAGAGGCCTCAGTTTTCACAGAGGCAAAGGCATTCACCCAGGCAAAGGCCTCGGTTCTCTCAGAGGCCCAGATTTTCACCTAGGCAGTTTTCACAGCAGCCACACAGCAATGATTATCCAACTTTCGCCCAAGACATTGGCTCCTAA
- the LOC117828734 gene encoding chromatin modification-related protein eaf-1-like isoform X26, with translation MTVAETMGFLFGWLLFSLLAVGCHQANAFDAGSAEGNGDLDVALAGYKEAFSLNTGDDSLWSTGALSGNDSTTTTEEESSDPPEQLEEPSYKKAEVPQPEVTEQEQEGPQQRSFIPKQMLQVPQQAPQQHVYQVQQVPQQVPQQAPQMPIYQAKQVPQQAPQMPVYQAKQVPQQAPQMPVYQAKQVPQQAPQMPVYQAKQVPQQAPQMPVYQAKQVPQQAPQMPIYQAKQVPQQAPQMPIYQAKQVPQQVPQQAPQMPIYQAKQVPQQVPQQAPQMPVYQAKQVPQQAPQMPIYQAKQVPQQVPQQAPQMPIYQAKQVPQQAPQMPIYQAKQVPQQVPQQAPQMPIYQAKQVPQQAPQMPIYQAKQVPQQAPQKPVYQAKQVPQQAPQMPIYQAKQVPQQAPQMPIYQAKQVPQQAPQMPVYQAKQVPQQAPQMPIYQAKQVPQQAPQMQIFHDMQVPQQAPQMPIYQAKQVPQQAPQIPVYQAQQVPQQAPQMPIYQAKQVHQPAPQMPIYQAKQVHQQAPQMPIYQAKQVPQQAPQIPIYQATQVPQQAPQMPSYQAKQVPQQAPQMPVYQAKQVPQQAPQMPVYQAKQVPQQAPQMPVYQAKQVPQQAPQIPIYQAKQVPQQAPQMHVYQAKQVPQQAPQMPVYQAKQVPQQAPQMPIYQAKQVPQQAPQMPIYQAKQVPQQAPQMPVYQAKQVPQQAPQMPIYQAKQVPQQAPQMPIYQAKQVPQQAPQMPIYQAKQVPQQAPQMPIYQAKQVPQQAPQMPIYQAKQVPQQAPQMPIYQGKHVPQQAPQMPIYQAKQVHQQAPQMPIYQAKQVPQQAPQMPIYQAKQVPQQAPQMPVYQAKQVPQQAPQMPIYQAKQVPQQAPQMPVYQAKQVPQQAPQMPIYQAKQVPQQAPQMPIYQGKQVPQQAPQMPIYQAKQVHQQAPQMPIYQAKQVPQQAPQMPIYQAKQVPQQAPQMPIYQGKQVPQQAPQMPIYQAKQVPQQAPQMPVYQAKQVPQQAPQMPIQQSRQVPQQARQVPQQAPQMPVYQSRQRPQFSQRQRHSPRQRPRFSQRPRFSPRQFSQQPHSNDYPTFAQDIGS, from the exons ATGACTGTGGCTGAAACCATGGGGTTTCTGTTTGG ATGGTTGCTGTTTTCCTTGCTTGCTGTGGGATGCCATCAAGCAAATG CTTTTGATGCAGGATCTGCTGAGGGGAATGGAGACCTAGATGTTGCACTTGCTGGCTATAAAGAAGCTTTTAGCTTGAACACTGGAGATGATTCTTTATGGAGCACTGGGGCACTCAGTGGCAATGATTCAACCACAACTACG GAAGAAGAGTCCAGTGATCCACCCGAGCAGCTTGAAGAACCCAGCTACAAAAAGGCAGAGGTGCCACAACCAGAAGTAACTGAGCAGGAGCAAGAGGGGCCCCAGCAGCGTAGCTTCATACCAAAGCAGATGCTGCAGGTGCCTCAGCAGGCTCCCCAGCAGCATGTTTATCAAGTGCAGCAGGTTCCCCAGCAG GTGCCTCAGCAGGCTCCCCAGATGCCCATCTATCAAGCCAAGCAGGTTCCTCAGCAGGCTCCCCAGATGCCAGTCTACCAGGCCAAGCAGGTGCCTCAGCAGGCTCCCCAGATGCCAGTCTACCAGGCCAAGCAGGTGCCTCAGCAGGCTCCCCAGATGCCAGTCTACCAGGCCAAGCAGGTGCCTCAGCAGGCTCCCCAGATGCCAGTCTATCAAGCCAAGCAGGTGCCTCAGCAGGCTCCCCAGATGCCTATCTATCAGGCCAAGCAGGTGCCTCAGCAGGCTCCCCAGATGCCCATCTATCAGGCCAAGCAG GTTCCCCAGCAGGTGCCTCAGCAGGCTCCCCAGATGCCCATCTATCAGGCCAAGCAGGTTCCTCAGCAG GTGCCTCAGCAGGCTCCCCAGATGCCTGTCTATCAAGCCAAGCAGGTGCCTCAACAGGCTCCCCAGATGCCTATCTATCAGGCCAAGCAGGTTCCCCAGCAGGTGCCTCAGCAGGCTCCCCAGATGCCCATCTATCAGGCCAAGCAGGTGCCTCAGCAGGCTCCCCAGATGCCTATCTATCAGGCCAAGCAGGTTCCCCAGCAGGTGCCTCAGCAGGCTCCCCAGATGCCTATCTATCAGGCCAAGCAGGTGCCTCAGCAGGCTCCCCAGATGCCCATCTATCAGGCCAAGCAGGTTCCTCAGCAGGCTCCCCAGAAGCCCGTCTATCAAGCCAAGCAGGTGCCTCAGCAGGCTCCCCAGATGCCCATCTATCAGGCCAAGCAGGTTCCTCAGCAGGCTCCCCAGATGCCCATCTATCAGGCCAAGCAGGTTCCTCAGCAGGCTCCCCAGATGCCCGTCTATCAGGCCAAGCAGGTTCCTCAGCAGGCTCCCCAGATGCCCATCTATCAGGCCAAGCAGGTTCCCCAGCAGGCTCCCCAAATGCAAATCTTTCATGACATGCAGGTGCCTCAGCAGGCTCCCCAGATGCCCATCTATCAGGCCAAGCAGGTGCCTCAGCAGGCTCCCCAAATTCCCGTCTATCAGGCCCAGCAGGTTCCCCAGCAGGCTCCCCAGATGCCCATCTACCAGGCCAAGCAGGTGCATCAGCCAGCTCCCCAGATGCCCATCTATCAGGCCAAGCAGGTGCACCAGCAGGCTCCCCAGATGCCCATCTATCAGGCCAAGCAGGTGCCTCAGCAGGCTCCCCAGATCCCCATCTACCAGGCCACGCAGGTTCCCCAGCAAGCTCCCCAGATGCCTAGCTACCAGGCCAAGCAGGTTCCCCAGCAAGCTCCCCAGATGCCCGTCTATCAGGCCAAGCAGGTGCCCCAGCAGGCTCCCCAGATGCCCGTCTATCAGGCCAAGCAGGTGCCTCAGCAGGCTCCTCAGATGCCTGTCTACCAGGCCAAGCAGGTGCCTCAACAGGCTCCCCAGATCCCCATCTACCAGGCCAAGCAGGTTCCCCAGCAAGCACCCCAGATGCATGTCTATCAGGCCAAGCAGGTGCCCCAGCAGGCTCCACAGATGCCCGTCTATCAGGCCAAGCAGGTGCCTCAGCAGGCTCCCCAGATGCCCATCTACCAGGCCAAGCAGGTGCCTCAGCAGGCTCCCCAGATGCCCATCTACCAGGCCAAGCAGGTGCCTCAGCAGGCTCCCCAGATGCCTGTTTACCAGGCCAAGCAGGTACCCCAGCAGGCTCCCCAGATGCCCATCTATCAGGCCAAGCAGGTGCCCCAGCAGGCTCCTCAGATGCCCATCTACCAGGCCAAGCAGGTGCCTCAGCAGGCTCCTCAGATGCCCATCTACCAGGCCAAGCAGGTGCCCCAGCAGGCTCCTCAGATGCCCATCTACCAGGCCAAGCAGGTACCCCAGCAGGCTCCCCAGATGCCCATCTATCAGGCCAAGCAGGTGCCTCAGCAGGCTCCCCAGATGCCCATCTATCAGGGCAAGCACGTGCCCCAGCAGGCTCCCCAGATGCCCATCTACCAGGCCAAGCAGGTGCATCAGCAGGCTCCCCAGATGCCCATCTATCAGGCCAAGCAGGTGCCCCAGCAGGCTCCTCAGATGCCAATCTACCAGGCCAAGCAGGTGCCTCAGCAGGCTCCCCAGATGCCGGTTTACCAGGCCAAGCAGGTACCCCAGCAGGCTCCCCAGATGCCCATCTATCAGGCCAAGCAGGTGCCCCAGCAGGCTCCTCAGATGCCTGTCTACCAGGCCAAGCAGGTACCCCAGCAGGCTCCCCAGATGCCCATCTATCAGGCCAAGCAGGTGCCTCAGCAGGCTCCCCAGATGCCCATCTATCAGGGCAAGCAAGTGCCCCAGCAGGCTCCCCAGATGCCCATCTACCAGGCCAAGCAGGTGCATCAGCAGGCTCCCCAGATGCCCATCTACCAGGCCAAGCAGGTACCCCAGCAGGCTCCCCAGATGCCCATCTATCAGGCCAAGCAGGTGCCTCAGCAGGCTCCCCAGATGCCCATCTATCAAGGCAAGCAAGTGCCCCAGCAGGCTCCCCAGATGCCCATCTATCAGGCCAAGCAGGTGCCTCAGCAGGCTCCCCAGATGCCGGTCTACCAGGCCAAGCAGGTGCCTCAGCAGGCTCCCCAGATGCCCATCCAACAGTCTAGGCAGGTGCCCCAGCAAGCTCGCCAGGTGCCCCAGCAGGCTCCCCAGATGCCAGTCTATCAGTCCAGGCAGAGGCCTCAGTTTTCACAGAGGCAAAGGCATTCACCCAGGCAAAGGCCTCGGTTCTCTCAGAGGCCCAGATTTTCACCTAGGCAGTTTTCACAGCAGCCACACAGCAATGATTATCCAACTTTCGCCCAAGACATTGGCTCCTAA